The sequence AACTAACGATAACTGGACGTGGTTCATTTCCACTCTGGGTGATGCAATATATGGTGAAGATGACTACCACAAAATCATTACATTCATTTCAGACCGTTCTAAGGGGCTTGTTAATGCTATTGCCAAAGTCTTCCCCTCTGCCCCACATGGGTACTATTTACGACATCTCTAAGCAAACTTTTTGAAGGCTAATGGTCACCTACGGAAAGGATTAAAAGATGAGTGTTGGAGCTTGATTGTTAAGATTGCATATGTATGCACATCTTCAGAGTATGATGCAACTGTGGGTGCGTTGTCAGCGGCATCAATACAGACCCATAATTGGTTATTTCAAAAGTCGGACATGATGTATTGGTGCAATTACTTGTTTAGAGGACAACGTTGGGGCAAGATGTATTCGAATGTAGCAGAGTCTTTCAATGCATGGATTAAGGAGGCACAACATCTACCTTTCTGTAACATGGTCGACGCGATAAGGTATGcatagaaataatttaattagaatactgtGCGTAGTTGTCGTTCTATTTTAGCTGAATGTATTTACTTTCAAACATTCTTATGTAGTATCTATATTAAATGTTTAAGTTTTGGCTTCATCATGTGGTTTTAAACCGTAATAagtactttgcacttttgttatTTCGTATTTGCTTTTGGTGTATAGTTTTTAAGGTTGTTGTtccttttttgtatttcttgcagACAAGAGTTATTTTAGTGTTCCTTATTTATGCGTAGTTTTTAATATTGTGGCTTTGCCATGGTTTTTTCTTATATTCGCAGTAGTAGTGTTTTCTTCTCTCATGTGTACTTCCCACCAATGTAGGTTCAAGATGATGAACCTAATGTACAAGCGGCGCGAGAATTGCATGAAATGGGAAACCCATCTTTGCCCAGAGATTTACAAGAAGATTGAAAAAACTATTGAAGAAAGCAGATACTTAGTCATAGGCCGATCTGATGGTGATATTTTTGAAGTCGAGGACAAGCAGGTCAATTATGTCGATTTACGTAATAGAACTTGTTCGT comes from Dioscorea cayenensis subsp. rotundata cultivar TDr96_F1 chromosome 15, TDr96_F1_v2_PseudoChromosome.rev07_lg8_w22 25.fasta, whole genome shotgun sequence and encodes:
- the LOC120277154 gene encoding uncharacterized protein LOC120277154, with protein sequence MGKEVAEGILHGSNIASYDLLIWYASKVSETNPGATVKDGIEGLFHLAFAIVDNETNDNWTWFISTLGDAIYGEDDYHKIITFISDRSKGLVNAIAKANGHLRKGLKDECWSLIVKIAYVCTSSEYDATVGALSAASIQTHNWLFQKSDMMYWCNYLFRGQRWGKMYSNVAESFNAWIKEAQHLPFCNMVDAIRFKMMNLMYKRRENCMKWETHLCPEIYKKIEKTIEESRYLVIGRSDGDIFEVEDKQVNYVDLRNRTCSCCRWEVYGLPCNHACCAILQTDVNIHRFVEGYHTVALYKEAYESPIFPVPDHDKLMDAGRHLRIRPPISKRRPRRPRKRRIESQAFGVRDLHCSRCHEVGHNRATCNEVIAD